ttaactcttttaaacaaaaacaaaatctcAATTTGCTCATATTTTAACCAATTATTTAGCATTCAGATACTGAAgtatcaaattaattaaataccCAAATGTAGTAAAAAATGTTAATTACCTCTCCATTGCCATCCTAAACACCCAAAGACCGTAAACAAATGGAAACAAAAATATTTGCAAATATATATGCGGATCAAAAGGCAAGTAGGGATTTTGGTTTGATTAAATTTTAACCTCTTTTTAAAAACTAATAATTCAAATTAgggtttttttatataaaattttaaattttacctctcaaattttataattttatctccATCTCTCTAATACAAAATGcttaattttttacttttaactCTGAATGGTATTATTGAAGAAATAATTAATATCActctatatataatttatatttgttgCACTAACAATATATAATTGTATAGCTTATGGATGAATCAATTTATTACCTCATCAACAATAAAGTTAGGTAAATTTAATTTCAACTTTTTATAATATATCAACATCTAGTACACACAATAACAATATCAAATATTAATCCGTGGAACATATCACACCATATATTAATACTAGtattgctgttttttttttttgccaccAATAGCTACTATTTAACTACTATAAATGCTCAATTACTCGTGACTTTTACTTTAATTATATCGGTATTGAATTTTTGTGATTGGTTTGATGATCAAAGATTGTTCATCTATAGAATCCATTCGAATTTAAATTTTGGAAAAGTAAGTGGTAAACCATTATTTAAACAATTCTATTTAAACATAGCATGTACATGTATAATATGAATATGTCTTTAACTATAAGTGCATCACATTACTGAAAGAAAATACTACATTGGTATTGTAATATAATCATTTTACTATCCCTGTTGTTTTTCTTTCAAGTTTCGCTTCATTTTATTCCTTTTGTTaccatataaaagaaaatatatcagtaTCGGTAgcttagttaaaaaaaaaaaagggtaagcTACTAAGTTCATAGTCATTGGTACATTACTAGTTATTTTGGATGAAAATGTACTCGAAAAGGAAAAAAGcatgattttttttaatatataatgtTATTTTAGTATAATTATAGTTACTAATTAATGTAGAATAAATagatttatttgttttttttcaaattagtataacttaaataaaatcaaAGTGCTAAAtgcatttaaacattaaaattcacatataattaaaaatcttATCATGGCTACACTAATTAATGATGTAGatgaaatattaaaatagttAAGAATAGAATGTTGATGAGCATAAGAGatgataaattgatgattgaGAGCCCCCCACccaagatggaaaaaaattgagGTTTTGGACTAATTCCTAAACCTATAAAACCTATAACAGACCAAAAATATTATTCAATTATGGTGATTTTGAGTATAAATGAGAAATCACATTTTTATTGAAGCAGTACACGGTGACTTCGTTTCTTGTATATTAAATGTAAGTCTTTATTTTTGGTTGGGGCTTGACAAAGGTTTTGACTCACCAAAacaccacccaaatccaacccAACATTTATTAAACACTCTCACTCTTTTGGCtgcttattatatatattgataaatatATTGTATAAGCTTTTATTGCAGCTTGTTCAAAGTGGGGTTTTGCTTTGAAAATAAAAAGGCATGCTTTGAACTTTCTCCAATTCAAAGATGGGGGTTTTGAATGAcaaattattttagtttaagATTTAAAACATATGGCACAGATTTTGGTGAAGCGTATAAAAATTGCAGACTTTTAGAGTGAGGTATGGTAAAAGATTATGGGGTTTCTACCCTTCAATATTTGGATGTTCAAAGAAAAAGTGAGTACGGATTGAGCTAGTTAAAGTGACTCATACTTCTAACTTCCGACTCTCCTTTTGTCTTGCTTAAGGGACGTTTTCTTTCATGTCTTAAAACCCAACCTTTTCTTGATTCTGGTCAAACACTCACGCGCTCTTTCTGCTTTCTTTTCTTTCAGTCCTGCCACCTGCttgctatttttattttatgactaatttatagtttttttacatttaatcattttaaattatcTACAGTTACTAGTCAATTTTTAAATAAGAATACAATTCACTTCAGCGAATTCATATTTTCTTACATTAATAATAGTTTTAATATTAATCGAGTTAAGACTTAAtctatatattaaattataattaataattatgtttttattgtAAAATAATACAAAAACATTCACAGtcattaataaaatatatgaaaaaaagaAATAGATAAAAATTATACAACATTGTGATTATAATACAATCACAAATATGAGTTTAAGTAAGGACAAATTATAAtcaaatcaaaatcaaatataaataatttaagaaTCAAGACTAAAATTAATCCACAGATTAAAACTCACACATAAAAATAGATATATAATcgaataattataaaatagaattaaactaagataaaacataaaataaattaataatcaaaataattaagatTAAAATTAACCTATCAAATCGAATTAAAACCCGGAAAATATAACTACACATACTGAAAGTGAAAATAAAAGCACAAGGTTTAAAGCTTTGACCTTTACTGATAACGTTAACAtcggtaattaaataaaaaaaatagtgagatgaaattttaatattaataaaataataaaaatagaatatGTAACAATGAACTGAGTCACAGAAAATATATTAGCACGGATAAAGAGTACAGATGAGTAGAACTAGAAAACATGCAATGAGCTGGAGGGAGATTCCGCGTGTGGGGGATTCAAGTTGTATTTCAAACCCCCTTCCTTTTCCCTTCCTATATCCTTTTCATATTTCTAACCCGACCCGACCGAGCCCGACCCAATCCCcagtcccccccccccccccctatATATATACCTGCTGCTCACTTGTTTCCCTCACACAACTTCTTCACCATTCAGCTACCAAGATTTCCAccctatttataatttattaaacatGGCATTCTATTTCATGATTCCCTTATTTGCttccattttctttatttttctcttcAATTCTCTGCTTAATTTGTTCAAATCCAAAAAATCCCGGGACTTACCCCTCCCGCCAGGCACCCTGGGTTGGCCGTACATCGGTGAAACCTTTCAGCTCTACTCCCAAAACCCAAATGTCTTCTTTGCTTCCAAGCAGAAAAGGTGTGTTATTTTTCTTTGTGGCATGTTCTTTGCAGTGTAATGTAATGCATGCTTACAATGGGCTGTGGCttgtgtttgtttgtttttatataGGTACGGCTCCATATTCAAGACCCATATACTCGGGTGTCCCTGTGTGATGATTTCCAGCCCGGAAGCTGCGAAATTTGTGCTTGTCACCAAGTCTCACCTCTTCAAGCCAACGTTTCCGGCCAGTAAAGAGAGGATGTTGGGCAAACAAGCCATTTTCTTTAGCCAAGGACAGTACCATGCCAAATTGAGGAAGCTTGTGCTCCGTGCCTTCGTGCCTGAAGCCATCAAAAGCTTCGTTTCCAACATCGAATCCATTGCCAAAGATTCTCTCCAGTCATTGGAAGGCAGGCTGATTACCACTTTCCAAGAAATGAAAACGGTAAGCCTAAAAAACAGAGAGGGAAAAAAAAACAGGGTTGTTTCCTCTGTTTTTGTTTACCCTGTGTTTGATGATATGttgatatcaaatatattttttatatttgcaGTACACATTCAATGTTGCGCTGCTATCGATATTCGGAGAGGATGAAGTGAAGTACAGAGAAGATCTGAAGAGGTGTTATTACATATTAGAAAAAGGTTATAACTCGATGCCCATTAACATTCCGGGTACACTTTTCAACAAATCGATGAAAGCAAGGAAAGAGCTAGCTCAGATCCTGGCCAAAATCATATCGACCAGGAGAGAAACGAAGCAGGAGTACAATGACTTGTTGGGTTC
Above is a genomic segment from Gossypium arboreum isolate Shixiya-1 chromosome 8, ASM2569848v2, whole genome shotgun sequence containing:
- the LOC108483651 gene encoding abscisic acid 8'-hydroxylase CYP707A2, which encodes MAFYFMIPLFASIFFIFLFNSLLNLFKSKKSRDLPLPPGTLGWPYIGETFQLYSQNPNVFFASKQKRYGSIFKTHILGCPCVMISSPEAAKFVLVTKSHLFKPTFPASKERMLGKQAIFFSQGQYHAKLRKLVLRAFVPEAIKSFVSNIESIAKDSLQSLEGRLITTFQEMKTYTFNVALLSIFGEDEVKYREDLKRCYYILEKGYNSMPINIPGTLFNKSMKARKELAQILAKIISTRRETKQEYNDLLGSFMGDKEGLTDEQIADNIIGVIFAARDTTASVLTWIIKYLGENPSVLQAVTDEQEAIMKGKEKCGEEQTLSWADTKKMPITSRVIQETLRVASILSFTFREAVADVEYEGYLIPKGWKVLPLFRNIHHSPEIFPDPEKFDPSRFEFVPKPNTFMPFGNGTHSCPGNELAKLEIMVLLHHLTTKYRWSVVGTNSGIQYGPFALPQNGLPIRLIRKS